Within Styela clava chromosome 8, kaStyClav1.hap1.2, whole genome shotgun sequence, the genomic segment TGCAGTACCggtatttatttatgtttttcattttcaaaaaagagTTTAATAACGTTCTTTGTCATTACTCACAACAATTGTCATAACTAACTATACTTATCTAATAGCTAATAACAATGTGATAGGCTGACAGCCATTCAACAGTTAAGTAAATGTCAGCAATCAGCGTTTTGAATACAAGTTCATCTTCTGGAATTTTTTGTAAACTATATTTCCTGGTATAGCAGATCAGATCTGACAAGTTCTCGGATATAAATCATTCAtgaattgttgcaataattacCATAGACACGAACTTAACGAGTACCTAGATTATCTACTATACAGTGGATATAAAGTGTTAGCgtacaaatattaaaatacaaatatatatcaggACTGTaagttaaaaaaatatcaattccTAAAAATGTTCATCAGACGACTCTGAATTGagaaaaaatgctaacatacaTATCTATATCTAATTTATACCGATATCAGCAACAAtgaattgataaataaaatgaatttcgagtaaaaaaaatgttatcagAGTGTTATACTGAATAAGTCAATGTAAATTTAGATAATGGATTGTAAATATTGAGGTAGTGGTATTTTGACACCTTGCGATTGAATTTCACGTAAGACCAGTAAAATGGAATCGAGTTCAAGTCGAAACCTTGTAAGTTCTTTATTCTTAGTGTTCAACTGTTCCTGAAGTTTACTTATTTCATTTTGTGCAAATGAGGACGAATTAGAAATCAGGGTCTCCTTcaacatttctttttttattctaagTTCTTCACCGGCAACACTTAATTTGTTTTCTAAAGCTATAATTTTACGTGCCGATGCAGAAGAAGTAAGAGAATTTGACTCGTGAAGTTTGGTAAGTAGTTGTTGCAATTGAACCTGAAGGGCTTGCTCTCGCACCCTTGACACAGACGATTCTTTAACTTGACTTTCTAGCATCAATATCTTTTTGTGACATTTGTCCAATTCATTTTGTGactgatttattttttgttccatCAACACAGTTTTTTCAGCATTCTGTGAAGAAGATGGATTTTGCCGTTGAGATATCTCTTTCTCATGTTGAGTCTGCATGGTTTTAGTAACTTGTTCCAATCGACAAAGTAAAGCTTCATTGCTAACTTTGCTGTGTTTCAACTCCAATGACTGCTTCTCGAGATGAGCTTTTAATTCACTGTTCTGTTGCAGTAATCCAGCATAACCATCTGCTTCAAATACATCAGGATTGTAtgaagattttttaaattttacatctttttcatttttgtgaaAACCAAGTCGTCCATTATCAAATGTTTTATGGAGAAGAGATGTTAACCTttctatttctctattttttgcTTCACAAGCATTCTTCAGCTCAATAAATTCACTGCTTGAGACTACTTTGTTTTTGACAGGTGTAGAGGTTTTCTGTTTCAATTTCTGTATGTTATCCATCAACACATTTCTCTCAATTTCTCTGGCTTCTTTTTCTTCACGAAGCTTTGATATTGAATCCGATAATTGTTTCTGCAATTCTTTCATATTCATTGTGTTCTTGTCTCTGGTCACTTTTCCTCTGCTTTCTCGAAAACTTTCAATTTGCTTCTCCAAAGATTCAATGTGTTTTTCATACTTCATTCTGACATTATTATAGTCGTCCCGTACCTGTTGAACTGCTTTGTTTGCAATTTCATCACGATTTTCTAAATCTGCTTCTAACTTTTTTACTCGAGACTGGAAATGAACCAATACAGACTCTGGTGGAGGGATGATTGAGTGATTagcatttgaaattttttcagcTTTACTGGCCAATGATCTCCTTGCATCAGCAAGTTCGGATTTTACTTTTCCAAGCTCTATTCTATGCTCAGTTTTGAGATTTTGGCAAATCTCCTCAGATTTGCATTCATTGATACGTAATTGTTTCTCTAATTCATCCCGATCCTTTGCGAGACGTTTTCCCATTGACTCCGCTTTCAACCTCATGCCTTCTTCCATGCGTATTTGATGTTCCAAACTCAATATTCTTTTCTTGAGTGTCGAGTCATCATCATTCGATCTAATATCAGGAAAGTTCGGAGACGAACCAACTTTCTCCTTCTCATCTGCCAACCTTGCATGTCTTTCCAAAGCTTCCTTCAAATCTTCGATTTCTGATTTAAGTTTTGAATTTTCGTTGAACATAGCATTTTCCACATCTTTGTTAGTACGCTTAACTTCTTTTAACTCAGCATAGATCTTTTCATTTTCATGCTGGTAACCTGTTATTAATTGATCTTGTTCCAATATTTCCTCTTTTAATCTGACAATTTCATCTTTAGATGAATTTTCTTTATTAGCATCAGTTGACTCTATTTTTTTGCTTTGCTGGTTAGTCATTAACTGAGTAATTTTTGATTTCAGCACAAAATTGTCTTTCTTCAAATTGTCAATGTCTTGAACAagcattttattttgtaatatctGTTTGTCTCTTTCAGAAGTAACCGAATCCAATTTTCCTTCCATGTGCAATCTTGTATGATCGATCTCATCCAATGAGCTAGTATTTGCAGCAGATTCTTTCAAAGGTATTTTCATATAATTTGGAGATCGTGATACCGATGATGTTGCAGGTATATCGGTGAAGCTCAAGTTAGCATCACTAAGTGCCGTTGAATCGCAAATTAATTTACTGACTGATGTATCTGACCGAGTCTCTTTTATATTATTCTTAGTGCTGGTTTGCCTTTTTGATATTTGACCCTTGGAAGTGGACTTTATTTTTGGAGAAACCTTCACAGTTGTTTTTCGTGTTTTGGGAGACTTTGGAGTCATAATAACCGGAGATGCTTTGCTTAATTTTGTAGGGGTAAATTTTACACTAGTTGCGCTTGCGGATTTTACAGTTTGCTTGTGATTTGTTCTTGGGAACCTGCTGTGGTCTGTGTAGTTGGCAACATTTCCTTGCTGCAATCTTGATGTGCCACTTCTAGGCTTTTTTGTTGATGCCACTGATGGTTTCTTACCAACTTGTTTCTTAGATTTACCTTCTACAATCATTGAAGTAACGTGTTCAGTTTCATTAGTTTTGTTTCCTATTTCATTGACAGAAGATGTAACATCTTGAGATGAAAAAACCTGGCTCATCACTGTTTCAGTGTCttcatttattttgcttttttctGATCTAAGCTGTTTTTGAGATGCAACTTTCGCCTGCATGAAATTCAGAGCAGCTCCTGACtcgaaatgttttttaaatgattcTCGCGTTGATATTTCAACTGTCTCGTTCTCTTGCAGGGTATTCGAAACATTAGCAGCAAATTTCTTTTCGTGGGAATGTACTGGTGATAGGTCAAAACCATACATGACTCCACCAGTACCTATCCCAGTTGT encodes:
- the LOC120346189 gene encoding centrosomal protein of 162 kDa-like; the encoded protein is MSDNYDDSKLGDPFNSSKHLLDNVSFMTTLSPMPSQNTSLKPDVSTQGSQDVKFFDRIRSNLHSRITEEHEKSNISTLTALEDHLHDYLKETGSTATSSMPATTGIGTGGVMYGFDLSPVHSHEKKFAANVSNTLQENETVEISTRESFKKHFESGAALNFMQAKVASQKQLRSEKSKINEDTETVMSQVFSSQDVTSSVNEIGNKTNETEHVTSMIVEGKSKKQVGKKPSVASTKKPRSGTSRLQQGNVANYTDHSRFPRTNHKQTVKSASATSVKFTPTKLSKASPVIMTPKSPKTRKTTVKVSPKIKSTSKGQISKRQTSTKNNIKETRSDTSVSKLICDSTALSDANLSFTDIPATSSVSRSPNYMKIPLKESAANTSSLDEIDHTRLHMEGKLDSVTSERDKQILQNKMLVQDIDNLKKDNFVLKSKITQLMTNQQSKKIESTDANKENSSKDEIVRLKEEILEQDQLITGYQHENEKIYAELKEVKRTNKDVENAMFNENSKLKSEIEDLKEALERHARLADEKEKVGSSPNFPDIRSNDDDSTLKKRILSLEHQIRMEEGMRLKAESMGKRLAKDRDELEKQLRINECKSEEICQNLKTEHRIELGKVKSELADARRSLASKAEKISNANHSIIPPPESVLVHFQSRVKKLEADLENRDEIANKAVQQVRDDYNNVRMKYEKHIESLEKQIESFRESRGKVTRDKNTMNMKELQKQLSDSISKLREEKEAREIERNVLMDNIQKLKQKTSTPVKNKVVSSSEFIELKNACEAKNREIERLTSLLHKTFDNGRLGFHKNEKDVKFKKSSYNPDVFEADGYAGLLQQNSELKAHLEKQSLELKHSKVSNEALLCRLEQVTKTMQTQHEKEISQRQNPSSSQNAEKTVLMEQKINQSQNELDKCHKKILMLESQVKESSVSRVREQALQVQLQQLLTKLHESNSLTSSASARKIIALENKLSVAGEELRIKKEMLKETLISNSSSFAQNEISKLQEQLNTKNKELTRFRLELDSILLVLREIQSQGVKIPLPQYLQSII